The genomic stretch tgatgggaccggatgccatgatcttcattttctgaatgttgaactttaagccaactttttcactctcctctttcactttcatcaagaggctttttagctcctcttcactttctgccataagggtggtgtcatctgcatatctgaggttattgatatttctcccaccaatcttgattctagtttgtgtttcctccagcccagcatttctcatgatgtattatgcgtataagttaaataagcagggtgacaatatacagccttgacgtactccttttcctatttggaaccagtcttgttccatgtccagttctaactgttgcttcctgacctgcatagaggtttctcaagaggcaggtcaggtggtctggtattcccatctctttcagaattttccacagtttattgtgatccacacagtcaaaggctttggcacagtcaataaagcagaagtagatgtttttctggaactctcttgttttttccatgatccagcagatgttggcaatttgatctctggttcctctgccttttctaaaaccagcttgaacatctggaagttcacagttcacgtattgctgaagtctggcttgcagaatttcgagcgttactttactagcgtgtgaggtgcaattgtgtggtagtttgagcattctttggcattgcctttctttgggattggaatgaaaactgaccttttcgcaGCAGAACGTCTCAGCTTCAGCGCAGTTAATCCCTTGTTGTGAGAGATTCTtctgtgcattaaaaaaaatgttcagctATATTCATGACCTCTAGCCACTGGATGCCAGCAGCAGCCCCCCAGTTAGGACCACCAAAATATTGCCACATGCACATGCCAAAGCACGTGCCCTGGGGGCGAATTCATCCCAGGCTGAAAACCCCTGCTGTATAGTAATGAGAATGCAACAAGGACGAGCCTTGCAAACATAATATTGAGCGAAAGAAGCCAGTTGTGAGAGAGTGATAGTATCTCATTCCACATCCTTTAGAAACAGGAAAGACTGTCGGATGGAAATAGGAGTCAGGATGGTGGTTATCTTTCCGGAAGTGGTGATTAGGAGAGGAACGAGAACGCTGGGGTTTTGGTGGTATTCTACTCACCGACTGGACGGTGCTACACAGACATGTTCATGTTGTGAAAATTCATAAGCTATACACTGAAAATgggtttacttttctttttgtatgCTATAATGCCCTTAAGGCTGGCTTCTGAGTCCTTTTGTAACTTTGACTTTAGGACTCAGGAGCTAGCCTGAAAGAGCTGTTTTCCAGTGGCTGTAAACTGGACCAGTGGGAGCGGCAAATAATGGTAGTGGCGGGATTATAACTCAAAGAATAAGATAAGTATTGATGAGCCCATCCTTGTTTAAATAaatgatcaaataaataaatgagggagaAGGAACAAATCTTTCTTATAAAAGAACTCCAAGTGAtgttgaaggaaggaaagaaatagaagatcgCCACTAAAACACCACAGTAATGGTTGCAGACAAGATCCTCAGAGGAATGCTAAAATTAATAGCTGATACTTCTAGGAGAAACAGGTACTTTGTATACTGTTTTGCATCGCAAAATActacccccaccccgccccccacccaaaGACGTAGCCGTTCATACTGACAAGCCCTCAGGCAGCGGCGCTTGATTCCTGTGTTTCCCTTACCCTAGAGTGTGGCCTGGACCTTGGGGCTCCCTTTTAAAGAACAGAAGATAGAAAGTGAGAAATAGTAAGTCACTATTTCTCACTGTGAGAAACTGGCAGCCGCCGTCGTCAGCAGTGAGCACAGTGAAGCAGCAGAAAAGCCAGCCATCCTGCAGTCACTGTCGCCTCCCGTGGTGCGATGAGAGGGGCGCTGTAGGACATTCTTCCTCAGAGCTCCAGTCTGTTAATAGGGAAGTGTCAGACAGACCTAAACCAAGACAGGTATTATCTTCTAGTACTCTTCAAAACTAGGAGGGTCAAGATaaacaaggaaagagaaacatataaaaagatactAAGGAAATGTGAGCCCCTGAATGCAGTGTAGCATCCTGGATTCGATCCTGGAACGGAAAAGAGGTTTTTGGAAAAATTCAAAATCCAAGTCAAGGCTATATAGTGTAGTTAGTAAGTTtccaaaattgatttttttaagggAAGCTGGTTTAGGATATACGAAATTCGTCTTTACAGCTGTCTTTACAACTCttctataaatgtaaaattatttttaaataaaaagttgtttttaagTGAAAGCCATATAAAAGGATGTACTCAGAGAAATCTCATTCCCATCCCAGTTCTTTACATTCTGTTCTCCCATTCCTTATTGGTAACCAggttttttattagttttttttttttttttaagtaaagatatctatttttactttccctcttttcttacATAGATACATACTAATGTTTGTAACCATGTATGCTGATCCTGGAAATTTCTCCACACCCATAGTTAAAGGTCTTTCTCAGTCGTAACAGCTGCATGGCGCGCCGTTTGTGTTAATGGACCATCTTACTCAGCTGCTGCCCTAATGGCGGGCATTCGCACTGTCTACAGTTTTTGCTGTTACAAACAATACTTTGAATGACCTTGTGCACCTTTGTCTCCAGTCTGTGATGATATTGTCCCAGTAGATACTTGGAAGTGGAACTGCTAAATCCAAGAGCAAATGCTGCTGCAATTTTGTTACATATCGCCAGATTCCACTCTGTGAGAGTTGTTCCATTCTGTACCCCCACCAGCAGCATATGAGATTACTTGCGTTTCTCTGGCCTTGCCAGCAGAATATATTGTCAAACTTTTGGGCTTTTTGCCAATCTGATGGGTGAGAAATGATATCTCAGTATGACATCCGATATATAGCATTTTCTGGGTATAAgataaagcaaatatataaatGGTACAACTGAAGATCAAGTTTTTCAATGCAAAGGAAACATAGAtaggtacacacacatacataaatgagatcaaagattaagaaaaaaccAGCTCTTGATTTTTGCTAAGCATCTGATTATGAGCTCTTCATATATACTGAGGCTTTAGTAAACCAGTCTCCCCCGGCTCCCATCCATTGCCCAATTCAGTCACACAGAGCGTAAATTAGTTCAAGATTACTTGTCTCCAGGTAGTACTTCATTCTTCCTGTTGAAGGAAGACCACATTCTCTTTAGAGCTCGCAGGTGCAAGGAGCCGGTCCGCCCCCTGTCGCTTTTCCGACCAGAAGTTAGGTTTCCAGATtaactgaagcccctggcccagaACCTGGCTACCTGGATGCTATTTTCTTGCTGAACCAGACCAATCTGGTTCTAGCTGCCTCCTTAGAACCTTTTCTCTGCCCTGTATGAAAATTCCTGTTTCCTGATCCAGTttacaaataatttatatattacaaTAATCTCTAGGTGAGAATccttatttattgttttcttttctcagcttagAGGTTTTAGAGAATTTCTTCATTCtgaatgaaagagaagaggatgagaaagcaagaaaaatttaaaggcaCTTCTCTCCCTTGTAGACCACCTCCCTTCACCCTCTCACCCGAGATCACTATACCCCTTTGATCCACATTGCTCTGTTCAGTGGCGTGTTCAGATGTTAATTCATCCAGTATGGTGGCTTTTCCAAGTGGAAGTACCTACATGGAATCAAGTAAACTAAAAAAGGGAAATTTTGATTGGATGCTagatggaagaaatggataatttTGGAGCATAAGTCTTTTGGGTTAGGACAGACCTGGGTTTTACCGAAGAACAGAATGTAGACCAGCATGAGGGAGCTAGGTCTAAtgaagaaaggcagaaagaaatgaGACAAATGCTCTTCCTTTTAAGCTGTGAAATACGGGATTTATCATACTACGGGTCACTTAAGCGTTAAACTGTGTTTGGAGATGAGCCTGGTCTTCTAAATGCCAATCAGTAGTGTGTCTTctattggaaattttttttatcaAGTACAAATCTATAATTGTAGATTATTTATAATGATGGAGATTGTTTAATGTGAGGTATCCCTTTCCAACATTACTACTTCTCTTTTTCTCAGGATTCTAACATTTTTCCGAAAGTCTTTTGGAAAGAACAAGTCTACTTCAATAAATGaaggagaataaagaaaattCAAGCCCTTCAGTAACCTCAGCAAACCTGGACCACACAAAACCATGTTGGTACTGGGATAAAAAAGACTTGGCTCATACACCATCACAGCTAGAAGGACTTGATCCGGCCACTGAGGCCCGGTACCGCCGAGAAGGGGCGCGATTCATCTTTGATGTGGGCACACGTTTGGGACTGTATCCTGTTTCTGGAATCTACAACAGATgggctccccaccaccaccaccaagaattAAATTAGGCATTATAGATGAAAGAGTAACATCCCTGACCAAAACAGCTTTTAAATGTCTTTCTTACTTAAATGCTACTTCAGATTTGCCTGGCTCCTTTGGGGTTTTCTACTTTTTACCACTTAAGTGCGTAGACTTAGCCACTGAGCTTGTGACCACCAGGATGGAAAGTAGCACCCACTGATCACAGATTAAATATATCTAAGGATAGTGAAGCCCTGCCTTATtaaagcttcctaggtggctcagtggtaaagaatccacctgcccatgcggAAGATGCAGGgccagtccctgggtcgggaaggtcccctggaggagggcatggcaacccactccggtattcttgcctggaaaaccccatggacagagaaacctcacagtccatggggtcgcaaagcgttggacacagcagcacacagcacacacaccttATTAAAGCGCAGACTGCAGCTTGCACCAGAATCCTGACACCTTGAGACACCCATTCACCTGCTTTGTCACTGATGATATTTGCTTTCCcacttcttttgttgttgtttgcttttattgtttttctgcaTTTAATGAAGACATAACTCTTGGCCAAAGTCCTTAACCAGAACAACAGACACTATGACACCCTGGCAActggaataatttattttcatcgGTTCTATATGTTCCATTCCTTCAAGCAGTTTCCAAGATATGTaagtattttaattataattctgTATCATGTTATTATTTCTACATAGTTCAGTGGACAGATTGTAGCCtctctttttattatattttccagGAAGTACTCATTTTTGTATGGTACGtactatatataaacaaaatcaaGTTCAAACTTTGTTTTTTCCCAATTAAcggtattaaaatattttttgacttttttatttaGGTCAATATGAACCATAATTGTGTTGTACTTAGTGTACTTTACTTCCTTGTTACTTTTCCCAAGATAAGATTGGCCTTACGGTTGAGACCCAGCAAAGGCCAAGATGGCATAGGAGTTCTTTGTTCCATGTCAGTGAGTCTTCAGTTACTTTTTAAACCTGTCCTGTGGGAGATTCCACCTCCAGTAGTTTCCGGTCCAGGACAGCTGGTCTGATGAACACAAAGCACAGGTAGAGAGCGATGCCATGGGAGAGGCATAGGAGAAGGCTAGTGCtccgaggggtggggtgggggaggtggttaACTGCATCATGGAGGAATGGGGGGACATGCCAGGGAGGAGAGGCCAGCCTGAGTTAAGCCTTGGCAGTTAGTGGGACCTTGCTGTGCTGAGATAGAGCAGTCGTCCACCGGAAACCAGCCTGAGCCAAGCTCTGGGGGAGGCGTGCAGCCAGCCAGGAGTCCCGTGGGCAGGAAGGACATGATGGGACTCTGGGTGGGAAAGTAGTCTGAGCTAGACTACCGTGGGCCTTGAATTCCAGACCAGGGAACTGATGCGATGGGAGGGTTTTATGAAGAAGACAGAATTAGACATAGCAGGAAGTTAGTCTGCTGGGGCTTCTTCCTTTTGCTGAGATTTCCTCAGTTTTGCACGCGTCTCTTCCTCACTAGTTTGTGGTATTCTCAGAGGAGAGACCGTGTCAGGATCCGCTCTGTACTCCAGCACGGTGCCTGACTGCCGTGTAACATGTGGTCAGGATTCTGTGAATGGAGGGGCACACAGAAGAGCAAGCAGGCAGAGGGAAGCTGGAGACAGAGCAGTGAGGAGGCCGCCGTGACAGAGGAGCTGGCCCGGAGTCAGGcagcaggagggaggaaggagagcgcGGGCCGTGGCACGGGGTGGACGCTCTCTGAAGCAAGGCTACTGGGCAGGGAGGCGGTGTCTCTAAGAGCACAGGATCAAAAGAAAGCTTGTTTCGGTGACTTTTTCTGTTTACATGATGTACTTGGCACTTTATTcagaaaactatatttaaaataatttgtgaaGCCGAATTAGAGGTCACAGTGTGGAATGTTTGTATGTGGAGTTTGCTTCAAGCTTTTAGAGTGCCCTAGTGTTTATGAATAAGAAGAGCAAGACAGGAAGGGAGGCGCCCCGGTTGTTGTGAAGGCCCCAAATCTTTCTGTTTCTGGGTGAGCCCTGATAGTGAGATCAAGAGCTTTTGTCTTCCTTTTAGGTAACAGGAGCTTGTTGTCTCTTTCTGGCTGGGAAAGTAGAAGAAACACcaaaaaaatgtaaagatatcATCAAAACAGCACGGAGTTTATTAAATGATGTGCAGTTTGGCCAGTTTGGAGATGACCCAAAGGTAAGAATCATAGCTTCCTGTGCTCGGATCTTGATTCCTCAGAGCAGCACTGTGGCAGAGTTCCTTGCGTTGGCAGTGGCTGTGGCCCCAGTGTCTGCCAGTCCCTGGAATCCCTAAGAGGCCTTTATACAGAGGATGCTCTTCCTTGCTTCCGTGAGTAAGGAGTGGGGATAACGTACCCTTCACTTGGGTGGTAGCTACTGATGTGCTTTGTCGGCTTCTGAGCCCTTCGGGAGCAGCAGCACATAGAGCCAGTAGGAGCAAAGTTCTCTCGTGGCCGTTGGCACTCTTAGGCCCAGAAGCAGTTTGGCTTCTCGGGTTCATCTCGAGCGGCTTCTGGGCGGACAGAAGTGCAGGTGCTGTATGTGCGTGCTCTGTGTCTTTTGCTTCCTAAGAATGGTGGAAGGCGCGAACACTTGCAGACACCCAGGTTAACAGACTATCCATCTTGTCCCTTCCCCACAACACCTGCTGCTGTCAGGAAATGGTGGCAAAATAATTGTACACATCCTTTTATTCTGTTCTAAAAAGAGCACTTTCAGGGGTCGGTAGGAGCTTTCCCTCTTCTGTTCATGCCAGGGTCTCCCGTTACGGTCCTGAGGGCTCTGATGGGAGTTATCCTCTATGACATTTGCCACAGCCCATAATGACATGGACTTTCTAACCAGGTCGTCATGCAGAGAGTCTTCCTTTTCTCAGTCGTAGTCTGTGAGAGCTCAGACCCTGTCTGTTCTGCCTGGTGCCTAGTGTTCCTTCCTGGCTGGACAGAGTAGACGTTCAACAGATACTTGACTAAATGACAGACTGAGATTTTGGGAAGAAACTGAGAATCACAAAGATGCAAAGCTGACCAGACAGAGATGTTCGGCGCACCCACGGCCGTGTTTCTCCTAGTCAGCTGGTGTTTCTTCCCGTGGCAGTCAACCTCCCTCCGCCCCacagaatctgtgtgtgtgtgtataaaacacgTGTCTGTTAGTTTTCCTTCTGGCTTCAAGGAGGTGACAGAGGCCAGAATGCTTGTGCACATTCTGTGGTTACGATAAATGGTGGTCCTTTGTGAGTATTGTTAGTGTGGGTAACCCTGTCCcttgaacttatttataaatccGTTCACCTGTTTATAAAAATGGGAACCTATGAGAAATTCATAACTAACAAGggtcaaaaatgtattttatgaaagTAATGTAGCACTGGATATTTCTGACGCCATAGGTTTTTGATTTTCACGGAGCACAGAGACTTCTGTAGAAATGGATTGTGCTTTAGTCAGGTCTGGTCGCAGGGGCAGAAGGACCCTGTGGCTAACGAGCCGTGGTTACTCAGGAGGAGTCAGAAAGATCTGGAAGCTGCAGCCGCGGGTATGTGTTGTCCAAGGTGCCTTTGGAGGAGTCCTCTTCTCCTTTCAACCTTAACCCCCTGTACCAACACATCAGGAACCTGAGACCCTGACCAGGAGCAGCGAGGCTCAGTACCCAGAAGCCAGCAAGTGGAGCCGTGGCCGTGCTCGTCAAGCTTTTAAGGCAGGCCAGCTTGACCCACGGGGGTAGAGGGGCTTTGTAGCCCACACTGCTTTCTCACATGTAGTCTCCCTACGCCTGACTGGGTGTCAGGGCCAAAGGAAAGAACCTGGGTCTGGGAGCGGTGGGGACACGGTGACAGGTGCCGTCTcgatggagaggagaggagaggagggcggATTGGAGGGAGGCCGTGTGAGCACATAAGAAAAACAAGGTCCTGAATCGTGTCCCAGTAAACTTTGCCCAAACTATGTGATTTCTCCCTGTTACGTTAATATCTCACgtactcaacaaatacttgttCCAGGCTCTGTGTTAATCACTAGACATAGGTAGcagtagggcttccctcatagctccatcagtaaagaatctgcctgcagtgcaggagacctgggttcgatccctgggtcgggaagatcccctggagaaggaaatggcaacccactccatatccttgcctggaaaatcccatggacagagtagcctggtgggcttcagtcagtggggtcacaaagagttggtcatgactgagcgactaacactcacagGCAGCAAAACAGGCGTGGCCTTTGCTCGCATGGATTTTACAGTCGAGTGGTGGGATAAATTTTATAGTCAAATATTCAGATAGCCAGTGACCTGCTTATGAGTTGTGATAAATGGTGTGAAAGGTTATTAAAAGGTGTGGTGAGGGCTTTCCATCTGGGAACCTAGGCAGGTGCTCCAGACAAGTAGTATGGGGCCAAGGGAAAGTTCCCTGAGGGATGATGTTGGCACCCAGACCTGTAATTATCCCTTTAATTGAGTATCTGAAACACAAAGGGAGGCCAGGCCTTGAGCTGTCTCGTAACACTATACTGTATGGGCTACAGTCTGGACACTTGTTAAAGAGGGTTCCCAAATTTAGAAGACACTGTGACGCTTCTGGGAAACGTGTTGGCAAAAATACTGAGGGGTTGGGGTGGAGGAGACAGTgacagtgggattttttttttttttggtactgtaTGAAAGTGTTAAGACTTGAAAACACTTTCCTGAGAGAACACTTGGGAAACTTGGGTGGAAGCACATTCACCCTGCCTGCCCTGCCATCTGGTATAACTCGTAATAGAATCCTCTGCATCCTGTGAACTGATACCATACTTGAACCTAAAACCAGTTATCTACATGGCTTCTCTTCCCAGAGTAACAGATTTATGTAACTGTTAACGATGAGATTGTCAGTCTCTCGAAAACCCTCTCTTCTTCAGCTCAAACAAGTGATTCTGAGTGTTCTTGCCACACAGAGCATATTGATAGTATTTTACAATCAAGTGAAACTGTCTTAATGTAAGTGCTCGGTCAGGCTGTACAGCAGTTGAATTCAAGAAGTTCTTGTTTATTAACTAGTTAGGAAGTATAATCAAAAGAGATCCCATTTACAATAACAGCAGTAAAATAATATATCCAGGAGTAAACCTTTAAAGAAATTTATGGAAACCATGTTGGTGCTGGGAGACTTTAGAACTATGAAAGGACTAGAAAGAAGATTTTCATTAACAAATTTTTGATAGGAAGATACAGTgtaattaaaaggtccattctaTAAATCAGTGAGTTCCCACTCAGAACATAGTGGCCTTCATTTTTTCTAGAACAGTACcaaataaaatgatattaaaatgcaGGTGTTAGGGGGAACATGCAAAAACAAGAAacgttttttaaaagagaagtaaTAATTGAACTGTCCCTTCCAAATGTTTAATCGCTTTGGTCCTGGTACAGAAATAGACAAACAGATCAGTGAACAAAAAAAAGATGGGACGTGCgcacacatgtgtatatgtgtaggtAGCTTAGGATGTAGTTTGATAAGAGAAAATGatgatttattcaataaatgacaTTGGGAAAGCCTGTTTCAAGAAGGTGAAAGATTAAAACACAGTAATGATGTgcctcattcacacacacacttttagcTGGTACAATTCACTGTCCAGGTATCCATGAAGCTGCCACTGTTATAATCTTTCTTGCTTAAAATTTTCAGTGTAAATGCCTGAAAGATTGCATTTTTTAATGGAGGTTTGGAAGGAAACCAAGTTTTATTAATGTATCTGGAAAGTAAAGATCTGTTTTGTAAAGAGGGCTCATGTGTATTGAAAGTAATAACATTTCTGAGAATGTTTGTTTCCAATAGTTTTGAAAATTAACtctgattgttttgttttcctacttGTAGTTCTTTTGAGAATTATATCATCTCCTGAGCGTGTTAAAGGCCTGagtgggagagaggagaaagggaatgaAAAATAGTTTCTAAAATAGAACTTGGGcaagagaataaaaggaaagcTCACTTTTTAAATGCTGTTTCAGACCTGTGATTGAAATTACTaccccagcatttgttatttcatttttaggaAGAAGTAATGGTTCTGGAGAGAATCTTACTGCAGACCATAAAGTTTGATTTACAGGTAGAACATCCGTACCAATTCCTACTCAAGTATGCAAAACAACTCAAAGGTGAGAAGAAAAAACGTTATGAAGAGAACCTCTTCATTCTGAAATCATCTGTATAATAATTTGATGACACTCAAGATTACACTTCTcaagagagaaaagcagaaagttCAGTGTGTGAAGTACCCATGCCAGACAATTCATATTATAGCTGCTAATGCTATTTCCTTTTATGTATAAACAGACTCTGTCATCCAGTTGCCAAGTGATTTGAGGCAGGAAAATGagtcagaattttttaaatagccTAATAAAATCAGCCTCAGATCAGGTTTCCCATAAATGGTGGTTCAGTGTGGGCCATGCGGAAGGAGCACAGAGGTGGGCCCTGGGCCTGCTCGTCTGTCCTCGGCTCCCCTGCCCTTGGCTCCCCTGCAGCTGCTCTTTGCTGCATGTTAGCACTGCTGCTGAGCGCATGGTAGACTCTAAATAAGTACTCGTTGCctcttgtttattgttttctttctattgCTACTAATTTGCCTTCTCTTTCCCACCTCTAGGtgacaaaaacaaaatccaaaaattGGTTCAAATGGCATGGACATTCGTCAATGACAGGTACACTTGTTCATGGTGTTTTCAAACAGGCAGGGACTTCGTGTGTCATCTAACCCGAACCCCTTATTTTGTAGTGGGGAAACTGACTTGCCCCAGCTTTAGGGCCCAGTACACAGCAGAGCTGGGGTTAAATAAAATCCAGGTCATCTGCTTCCCAGCAGAGGGGTAACCTGTTAAATCATGGTGGTACAGGATGCTGAAGCCTTAGCACCAGCTTGAAACAGAAGTCCAACATAATATACCAGAGAATTTTGACAAGTAAATACTTAAACCCATTTGATTTTGCAAAAGTTGCAGAGTATGTGTCTCTAGTTTTATACTTTTTGCGATGGTTCTAGAGCCTTGATGTTCTTGTAGCCCAGAGATCTAATGAGGTACTGTATGGGGAACAAAATGCCCACAAGTAGCGTTGCCTCACGTGAGGAGAAGGGTCAGCACCAGGATTCCAGCCACTTAAGAACTTAAGCAATTTCACCTGTATTTCACGGCATAGCAGTTTCTGAATGTGCTGGAATTCTTCTGCCTCTTTAAGGAACAGACAGGTTAGTAGCTGTAGTTAAGTAGCTCATTTCAGTACATTTAGAAGGCTAAAAACTTGCTTATTGATGATACTGTATTTGATCATGTATAGGGGATTATAAGCAAACAGACATTTGGATACAGCATAAGAGTTTGCTCATCCAAGTCAAGTCACCTCTTTTTCTTGTTGAACTAGTCTCTGCACGACCTTGTCACTACAgtgggaaccagagatcatagcAGTGGCAGTGATGTATCTTGCAGGACGTTTGTGCAAATTTGAAATACAGGAATGGACCTCCAAACCCATGTACAGGAGATGGTGGGAGCAGTTCGTGCAAGACGTCCCTGTGGATGTTTTGGAAGGTACGGGGCTTGCTGAGCTTTCTGCAGGCTGATCATTCTTCCCTGGGAGCCTTGAGTCCCGAGAATGGATTTTCCCCAGTAGGTACACACAAACTATTCTTTAATTAAATTCTCTAATATAGAGTGTTCATTCCATCCAAGCACATTGTTTTGGTGAACTGAAAATGCACACCAGTGCTGCACACACCAGAGGTGGGTGATTTATTAATACAGATACGACCCGGCATAATGGTCCTTGTAGGGAGGGGCATCACAGCTGCAAGGGACATGGGGGGATTTTAAAACCTTGTGAGGAACACAGTTGTTGCCTCTCGTTTAGACATCTGCCACCAAATCCTGGATCTGTACTCACAAGGGAAACAACAGATGCCTCATCACACCCCCCACCAGCTGCAGCAGCCCCCATCTCTCCAGCCTACACCGCAAGTGCCACCAGTGCCACCGTCACAGCCGCCTCCAGGCCCCGAGCCGCCCCAGCCCCCGCAGAAGGACTCACAGCAGCCGGCccagcagccgccgccgccgcccaccCAGCCACCCAAGAAACCATCCCCGCAGCCTAGTCCCCCCCGGCAGGCGAAGCGAGCCGTGGTGAGTGCGCCGGCTCAGCGTG from Ovis canadensis isolate MfBH-ARS-UI-01 breed Bighorn chromosome 18, ARS-UI_OviCan_v2, whole genome shotgun sequence encodes the following:
- the CCNK gene encoding cyclin-K; this encodes MKENKENSSPSVTSANLDHTKPCWYWDKKDLAHTPSQLEGLDPATEARYRREGARFIFDVGTRLGLHYDTLATGIIYFHRFYMFHSFKQFPRYVTGACCLFLAGKVEETPKKCKDIIKTARSLLNDVQFGQFGDDPKEEVMVLERILLQTIKFDLQVEHPYQFLLKYAKQLKGDKNKIQKLVQMAWTFVNDSLCTTLSLQWEPEIIAVAVMYLAGRLCKFEIQEWTSKPMYRRWWEQFVQDVPVDVLEDICHQILDLYSQGKQQMPHHTPHQLQQPPSLQPTPQVPPVPPSQPPPGPEPPQPPQKDSQQPAQQPPPPPTQPPKKPSPQPSPPRQAKRAVVVSPKEENKAAEPPPPKIPKIEPTHPPLPPAHPPPDRKPPLAAALSEAEPPGPVEASDLPKVQIPPPAHPAPVHQPPPLPHRPPPPPPSSYMTGMSTSSSYMSGEGYQSLQSMMKTEGPSYGALPPAYGPPAHLPYHPHVYPPNPPPPPVPPPPTSFPPPAIPPPTPGYPPPPPTYNPNFPPPPPRLPPTHAVPPHPPPGLGLPPASYPPPAVPPGGQPPVPPPIPPPGMPPVGGLGRAAWMR